Sequence from the Maribacter algicola genome:
ATGCACCTATCTAGACAATAGTGCCGCTCGTATCGAACGGCTCCAAATTTCGTATCCAGCCTTGTTTAAATGGAGTCCGTCTGCCATATACAGTTCGGGTCGAGGTTTGTGGTCTTGGGATATCATCTGGCTAAAGACATCAATAAATTGGGCTCCGAGTTCATTAGAAACGTATTGTTTCAATAACCGATTGGTTTCCAGTATATCCGGGAGCATCTCCTGCCTTGTAATCGTGGGTTTTATGCTGATGATTGCCAAAGCTATGTTTGCATCCTTTGCCTTGATTTTTTGTACCAACCCCTTGCAGTCGGCTAAAACTGTTTGGGGTGATTTTCCTTCGCCCAAATCGTTCTCACCAGCATATAGTACAATCTTTTTTGGCTGTAAAGGTTCAAAGACCTCATCAAAATAATGGGCACACCAGGTGTAGTTGGAACCGCCAAAACCTAGGTTTAAGACATTCAAGGGAGTTAGGTCTTCCTTCATATGCACCCACAGCCTGATGGAAGAACTCCCATAAAAGACAACCAGGTTTTCTT
This genomic interval carries:
- a CDS encoding SGNH/GDSL hydrolase family protein, whose product is MKWSYIHIRIGISYLCKEDLSGMGYLVRLKSVVADFWKHLGFNRSADKVQPDTIETSHLDGEDPSDFWRNQINRLKRRVRSLENQENLVVFYGSSSIRLWVHMKEDLTPLNVLNLGFGGSNYTWCAHYFDEVFEPLQPKKIVLYAGENDLGEGKSPQTVLADCKGLVQKIKAKDANIALAIISIKPTITRQEMLPDILETNRLLKQYVSNELGAQFIDVFSQMISQDHKPRPELYMADGLHLNKAGYEIWSRSIRAALLSR